Proteins encoded by one window of Enterococcus faecalis:
- the era gene encoding GTPase Era, producing MTTEHKSGFVAIVGRPNVGKSTLLNRIVGQKIAIMSDKAQTTRNKIQGIYTIPEAQIVFIDTPGIHKPKHRLGDFMVESAYNAMREVDATLFMVSADQKRGKGDDFIIERLKNNNSPVYLIINKIDKVHPDDLLSIIEDYSKQMDFKEIIPISATEGNNFEHLMDVLVEQMPEGPQYFPDDQITDHPEYFIVSELIREKVLLLTRDEIPHSVAVVVDSMKRDENDKVHVQATIIVERDSQKGIIIGKGGKMLKQIGTKARQDIEYLLDDKVYLELWVKVQKDWRDKKIYLQDFGYRKEEY from the coding sequence ATGACAACTGAACATAAATCTGGTTTCGTAGCCATTGTCGGCAGACCAAATGTTGGAAAATCAACATTGTTAAATCGAATTGTCGGCCAAAAAATTGCAATTATGAGTGACAAAGCACAAACAACTCGTAATAAGATTCAAGGAATTTATACAATTCCTGAAGCACAAATTGTTTTTATCGATACTCCAGGGATTCACAAACCTAAACACCGCTTGGGCGATTTCATGGTGGAAAGTGCCTACAATGCGATGCGTGAAGTAGATGCTACTTTATTTATGGTAAGTGCTGATCAAAAACGCGGGAAAGGTGACGACTTTATTATTGAACGATTGAAAAATAATAATAGTCCAGTCTACTTGATTATTAATAAAATTGACAAAGTCCATCCAGATGATTTATTGAGTATTATTGAAGACTATTCGAAACAAATGGACTTTAAAGAAATTATTCCCATTTCTGCCACTGAAGGAAATAATTTTGAGCATTTGATGGATGTTCTCGTTGAGCAAATGCCAGAAGGACCACAATATTTCCCTGATGACCAAATTACGGATCATCCAGAATATTTTATCGTTTCCGAATTAATTCGTGAAAAAGTGTTACTTTTAACAAGAGATGAGATTCCTCATTCTGTCGCTGTCGTTGTGGACTCAATGAAACGGGATGAAAACGATAAAGTCCATGTCCAAGCAACCATTATTGTGGAACGGGACAGTCAAAAAGGTATCATTATTGGCAAAGGCGGAAAAATGCTGAAACAAATTGGTACCAAGGCGCGTCAAGATATTGAATATTTATTAGATGACAAAGTGTATTTGGAGCTTTGGGTAAAAGTCCAAAAAGACTGGCGTGACAAAAAAATCTATTTACAAGATTTTGGTTATCGCAAAGAAGAATATTAA
- a CDS encoding diacylglycerol kinase family protein translates to MALKDEQTGKNKHFINSLEFAWQGIKTVFREERNMRKHVAFGVTAIVFGFLFSLTLAEWLWLLLAVFLVWLAEIINTIFENVVDMFTDFHFHPIGKKVKDMAAGAVLLTAGFAVLVGLILFVPKILQIIQMWK, encoded by the coding sequence ATGGCCTTAAAAGATGAGCAAACAGGAAAAAATAAACATTTTATTAATTCATTAGAATTTGCCTGGCAAGGAATCAAAACAGTTTTTCGAGAAGAACGTAATATGCGCAAACATGTGGCGTTTGGCGTCACGGCCATTGTGTTTGGTTTCTTGTTTTCCTTAACACTTGCTGAATGGCTGTGGTTGTTATTGGCCGTTTTTCTTGTCTGGTTGGCAGAAATTATCAACACAATTTTTGAAAATGTCGTAGATATGTTTACGGATTTTCACTTTCATCCAATCGGAAAAAAAGTCAAAGACATGGCCGCAGGAGCTGTTTTATTAACAGCCGGTTTCGCAGTGCTAGTAGGACTAATTCTATTTGTACCAAAAATTTTACAAATCATTCAAATGTGGAAATAA
- the ybeY gene encoding rRNA maturation RNase YbeY, which produces MDITFIDETEKVPTEEIKEIENLLQFAAGFLEIAEDTEMSVTFTDNAGIQVINRDYRGKDMPTDVISFALEDEGEDELPIIFDDEELAELPRNLGDLIISTERAAEQAVEYGHTLEREMGFLAVHGFLHLNGYDHMEPEDEKEMFGLQKEILDAYGLKR; this is translated from the coding sequence ATGGATATTACTTTCATTGATGAAACCGAGAAAGTACCAACAGAAGAAATCAAAGAAATCGAAAATTTGCTGCAATTTGCAGCGGGTTTTCTAGAAATTGCCGAAGATACGGAGATGTCGGTGACTTTTACAGATAACGCAGGTATCCAAGTGATTAATCGTGACTATCGGGGCAAAGATATGCCTACAGATGTCATCAGTTTTGCTTTAGAGGATGAAGGGGAAGACGAATTGCCAATTATTTTTGATGATGAAGAGTTGGCAGAGCTACCACGTAATCTAGGTGATTTAATTATTTCAACAGAGCGAGCAGCAGAACAAGCAGTTGAATATGGGCACACATTGGAGCGAGAAATGGGCTTTTTGGCAGTACATGGCTTTTTACATTTGAATGGGTACGATCATATGGAACCTGAAGATGAAAAAGAAATGTTTGGTTTACAGAAAGAGATTTTAGATGCGTATGGCCTTAAAAGATGA
- a CDS encoding HD family phosphohydrolase translates to MKKVLTKLGDRLGKAYLPILLAVFSLLLFMIMFGSVHQKRVEIKEGQLAEKTIRANKNIENTYETEQRKKLAAEAVTPEYIYQEDTASVQHNRIDKLFKLIDSANEKVDKEYSNKQAKAKKEETIPAPTVEERVASLKSLFESLPQDEVTFYQSFPNVFYQTIFTLTSEQLDKVRSESLMLVDDAMQNHVRESDLDKIRQEANGKIQYLDITSTMQQVIRYIVNQGIVVNDIANEKRTEELRQKAMNAVQPAMIYQGEIIVREGTQIDAKAVEKLELLGMTSQNTSIFPMVALALAILLQVEVLIFFTKQVTEPSRQRSFIIFYTGAMLISVILMKFFQIFQTEQLMYIPLFYPAAFAPLILNHFVNRRSGIIAAIFQVVFALFIFYNSIGTNSLTVILIMYLFSGFLATVVKRKRMSEQVFPALMWVVVFPVFMAVVLMIYQGMSLTDGKTWTALICAGAGTVLSFLATMGLHPYIELLVTDDSMIVLNELSNPNHPLLKQLLEEAPGTYHHSMMVASLSANAVAEIGGRSLLTRVACYYHDIGKIKHANFFVENLPAGAENPHNFLLPEDSKQIIFGHVIDGAKILEEYNMPQMVIDICRQHHGTTLMKFFYVKAKERNPEIKESDFRYPGPRPQTREAGIVSIADTCEAAVRAMDHPTNEKIQAFVHNVIQDRISDGQLDECGLTMKEIRIIEKSLINGLCSTFHSRIKYPKMKAEAEEMKDEQEKRDD, encoded by the coding sequence TTGAAAAAAGTACTTACAAAGTTAGGGGATCGTTTAGGTAAGGCCTACTTACCTATTTTATTAGCCGTTTTTTCTCTTCTTTTATTTATGATTATGTTTGGCAGTGTCCATCAGAAAAGAGTAGAAATTAAAGAAGGTCAACTGGCCGAGAAAACCATTCGTGCAAATAAAAATATCGAGAATACCTACGAAACAGAACAAAGAAAAAAATTGGCAGCAGAAGCTGTCACCCCCGAATATATTTATCAAGAAGATACGGCATCTGTCCAACATAATCGTATTGATAAATTATTTAAATTGATTGATTCTGCGAATGAAAAAGTAGACAAAGAGTACAGCAATAAGCAAGCGAAGGCCAAAAAGGAAGAAACGATTCCTGCGCCGACCGTGGAAGAACGAGTAGCTAGCTTAAAGTCATTGTTTGAATCTTTACCGCAAGATGAAGTTACGTTTTATCAAAGTTTTCCTAATGTTTTTTATCAAACAATCTTTACATTAACCTCTGAGCAATTGGATAAGGTTCGTTCAGAAAGTTTGATGTTGGTGGATGACGCAATGCAAAATCACGTTCGAGAATCTGATTTGGATAAAATTCGCCAAGAAGCTAACGGTAAAATTCAATACTTAGATATTACGAGTACCATGCAACAAGTCATTCGTTACATTGTTAACCAAGGGATTGTGGTAAACGATATTGCCAATGAAAAACGAACAGAAGAGCTGCGTCAAAAAGCGATGAATGCTGTTCAACCCGCAATGATTTATCAAGGCGAAATTATTGTTCGTGAAGGTACTCAAATTGATGCAAAAGCGGTCGAAAAACTTGAGTTACTAGGAATGACTAGTCAAAATACCTCTATTTTTCCGATGGTGGCATTAGCATTAGCTATTTTACTTCAAGTTGAAGTGTTAATTTTCTTTACAAAACAAGTGACTGAGCCTTCGCGACAACGCTCGTTTATTATCTTTTACACGGGTGCTATGCTAATCAGTGTTATTTTAATGAAATTCTTCCAGATTTTCCAAACAGAGCAGTTGATGTATATTCCCTTGTTCTATCCGGCAGCCTTTGCGCCGCTGATTCTAAATCATTTTGTAAATCGTCGTTCAGGGATAATCGCTGCCATTTTCCAAGTCGTTTTTGCGTTATTTATCTTTTATAATTCTATTGGCACAAACTCGTTGACGGTTATTCTGATTATGTACTTATTCTCAGGATTTCTAGCAACAGTTGTTAAACGGAAACGGATGAGTGAGCAAGTTTTCCCAGCTTTAATGTGGGTAGTGGTCTTTCCTGTTTTCATGGCGGTTGTCTTAATGATTTATCAAGGAATGAGTTTAACAGATGGTAAAACGTGGACAGCTTTAATTTGTGCAGGTGCAGGAACGGTACTTTCATTTTTAGCAACAATGGGCTTGCATCCATATATCGAATTATTAGTGACTGATGATAGTATGATTGTCTTGAATGAATTAAGTAATCCGAACCATCCGTTGTTAAAACAACTGTTAGAAGAAGCGCCAGGTACCTATCATCATAGCATGATGGTGGCTAGTTTGAGCGCTAACGCTGTTGCTGAGATTGGTGGACGGTCGCTATTAACACGAGTTGCTTGTTATTACCATGACATTGGCAAAATTAAACACGCCAATTTCTTTGTGGAAAACTTACCTGCTGGCGCAGAAAATCCACATAACTTTTTATTGCCAGAAGATAGTAAACAAATTATTTTTGGCCACGTAATTGATGGCGCCAAAATTTTAGAAGAGTACAATATGCCGCAAATGGTGATTGACATTTGTCGTCAACATCATGGCACAACATTGATGAAATTTTTCTATGTGAAAGCAAAAGAACGCAATCCTGAAATTAAAGAATCAGACTTCCGTTATCCTGGGCCACGTCCACAAACACGAGAAGCAGGGATTGTGAGTATTGCTGATACTTGTGAGGCTGCTGTGCGGGCGATGGATCATCCGACCAACGAAAAAATTCAAGCCTTTGTGCATAATGTGATTCAAGATAGAATTTCAGATGGCCAATTAGATGAATGCGGGTTAACGATGAAAGAGATTCGCATCATTGAAAAATCATTAATTAATGGATTATGCAGTACCTTCCATTCACGGATTAAGTATCCAAAAATGAAAGCTGAAGCAGAAGAAATGAAAGATGAACAAGAAAAGAGAGATGACTAA
- a CDS encoding PhoH family protein — translation MLLGTHDKHIKFLEENTHVTINSRGEVIQLIGESSEVELVASVLRALQTLIQRGIKVHTPDVVSALKMAKAGNLEAFIAMYEEEIMKDHHGRAIRIKNVGQKKYIDAVKTHDVIFGVGPAGTGKTFLAVVMAVAALKKGEVQKIILTRPAVEAGESLGFLPGDLKEKVDPYLRPVYDALYQIFGMDHTNRLMERGVIEIAPLAYMRGRTLDDAFVILDEAQNTTVAQMKMFLTRLGFSSKMIVNGDTSQIDLPRGVTSGLVNAERTLKDIEKIAFVNFEASDVVRHPVVAQIIQAYEKEQQKHS, via the coding sequence ATGCTTTTAGGAACACATGATAAACATATCAAATTTTTAGAAGAGAATACCCACGTAACGATTAATAGTCGTGGCGAAGTTATTCAGTTAATTGGCGAATCATCAGAGGTAGAGTTAGTCGCTTCCGTGTTAAGAGCGCTACAAACATTAATTCAACGAGGCATCAAAGTGCATACGCCAGATGTCGTTTCTGCTTTAAAAATGGCCAAAGCTGGAAATTTAGAGGCGTTTATTGCCATGTATGAAGAAGAAATTATGAAGGACCATCATGGTCGGGCCATCCGAATTAAGAATGTTGGTCAAAAAAAATATATCGATGCAGTTAAAACTCATGACGTCATTTTCGGGGTGGGACCTGCGGGAACAGGAAAAACCTTTTTAGCCGTGGTGATGGCGGTAGCAGCTTTGAAAAAAGGCGAAGTACAAAAAATTATTTTAACTCGTCCAGCGGTGGAAGCTGGCGAAAGCTTGGGCTTTTTACCAGGTGACTTAAAAGAAAAAGTCGATCCTTATTTACGTCCAGTTTACGATGCCTTATATCAAATTTTTGGTATGGATCATACAAATCGTTTAATGGAACGCGGCGTTATTGAAATTGCCCCGCTTGCTTATATGCGTGGTCGTACATTGGATGATGCTTTTGTCATTCTAGATGAAGCACAAAATACCACGGTTGCCCAAATGAAAATGTTTTTAACTCGTTTAGGGTTTAGTTCAAAAATGATTGTTAATGGAGATACTAGTCAAATTGACTTGCCACGTGGTGTAACAAGTGGTTTAGTTAACGCCGAGCGTACGTTAAAAGACATTGAAAAAATTGCCTTTGTAAATTTTGAAGCCAGTGACGTTGTGCGTCATCCGGTTGTAGCACAAATTATTCAAGCCTATGAAAAAGAACAACAAAAGCATTCCTAA
- a CDS encoding GatB/YqeY domain-containing protein has product MSLLTTLNDDIKTAMKAKDKETLAVLRMLKTAIQNDQIKAGRELNGEEELTVLSREMKQRKDSLSEFEKAGRDDLVEKVKVEIAIVEKYMPQQLTEEEIRQLVQEVMTQTGATSPKDFGKVMGAMMPKVKGKADGNQVNAIVKELLQEN; this is encoded by the coding sequence ATGTCATTGCTAACCACATTGAATGACGACATTAAAACAGCGATGAAAGCTAAAGACAAAGAAACTTTAGCCGTACTTCGTATGTTAAAGACTGCCATTCAAAATGATCAGATTAAAGCGGGCCGTGAATTGAACGGAGAAGAAGAACTCACTGTATTGTCTCGTGAGATGAAACAGAGAAAAGATTCTTTATCAGAGTTTGAAAAGGCGGGACGCGACGATCTTGTTGAAAAAGTAAAAGTTGAAATAGCAATTGTTGAAAAATATATGCCTCAACAACTAACAGAGGAAGAAATTCGTCAACTAGTTCAAGAGGTAATGACGCAAACTGGCGCCACTTCACCAAAAGATTTTGGTAAAGTGATGGGCGCTATGATGCCGAAAGTCAAAGGCAAAGCCGATGGCAACCAAGTTAACGCAATTGTGAAAGAATTATTACAAGAAAACTAA
- the rpsU gene encoding 30S ribosomal protein S21: protein MSKTVVRKNESLDDALRRFKRSVSKAGTLQESRKREFYEKPSVKRKKKSEAARKRKKF from the coding sequence ATGTCAAAAACAGTCGTTCGTAAAAACGAATCTCTTGATGATGCTCTTCGTCGCTTCAAACGTTCCGTTTCAAAAGCGGGTACTTTACAAGAATCACGTAAACGTGAATTCTACGAAAAACCAAGTGTAAAGCGTAAGAAAAAATCTGAAGCAGCTAGAAAACGTAAAAAATTCTAG
- a CDS encoding Fur family transcriptional regulator, which yields MAMAPVKTNIEQALETMKASGLKYTKKRELLMSYLIKRNRYVSAREVYEFMNETFKGVSYDTVYRNLHDFERLELLEKTELNGEQKFRFRCCQEVEHHHHFICTVCGKTEEIHMCPMNFFEEQLKGCSIEGHRFEILGRCADCCEK from the coding sequence ATGGCGATGGCACCAGTAAAAACCAATATTGAACAAGCCTTAGAAACCATGAAAGCCAGTGGATTAAAATATACTAAAAAACGAGAATTACTGATGAGCTATTTGATTAAGCGAAATCGGTATGTTTCTGCACGTGAAGTGTATGAATTTATGAATGAAACCTTTAAAGGAGTCAGTTATGATACGGTTTATCGTAACTTGCATGACTTTGAGCGCTTAGAATTACTGGAAAAAACAGAATTAAATGGCGAGCAAAAGTTTCGTTTCCGTTGTTGCCAAGAGGTGGAACATCATCATCACTTTATTTGTACGGTTTGTGGCAAAACGGAAGAAATTCACATGTGTCCGATGAATTTTTTTGAAGAACAGTTAAAAGGTTGTTCAATTGAAGGACATCGCTTTGAAATACTTGGTCGTTGTGCCGATTGTTGCGAAAAATAG
- a CDS encoding pyruvate, water dikinase regulatory protein: MTISEEKKCVTIFVISDSAGETASKLAAASMAQYPTVDFTLIRRTFVKDEDKLVQALEDAKKAEAMVLHTIINDHLVAIANQFFNEHQLFHFDILTPPVAEIERLTGVAPMREPGALHHLNENYFKRIEAMEFAVKYDDGKDPRGFLEADVLLLGVSRTSKTPLSLFLANKNLKVANLPLIPEAHLPKQLFEMDPKKIVGLTNDPNVLNGIRKERMRAYGLPENTSYSDIEKIRRELAFANDLYQKLGCIVIDVASLSIEETASMILNALNLEDHSYYSTETAED, translated from the coding sequence ATGACTATTTCTGAAGAAAAAAAATGTGTGACGATTTTTGTCATCTCAGATTCTGCTGGCGAGACCGCTTCAAAATTGGCGGCTGCTTCAATGGCCCAGTACCCCACTGTTGATTTTACTTTGATTAGACGAACATTCGTTAAAGACGAAGATAAACTGGTGCAAGCGTTAGAAGATGCCAAAAAAGCAGAGGCCATGGTACTGCATACTATCATTAATGATCATCTCGTGGCGATTGCTAATCAATTTTTCAATGAGCATCAATTGTTCCATTTTGACATTTTGACACCACCAGTTGCGGAAATCGAACGATTAACAGGTGTCGCACCCATGCGGGAACCAGGTGCCTTACATCATCTGAATGAAAATTATTTTAAACGAATTGAAGCAATGGAATTTGCTGTCAAATATGACGATGGCAAGGACCCACGAGGCTTTTTAGAAGCGGATGTGTTACTTCTTGGCGTTTCCCGAACTTCTAAAACACCGCTAAGTCTCTTTTTAGCCAACAAGAACTTAAAAGTTGCTAATTTGCCACTAATTCCTGAAGCACATTTACCGAAACAATTATTCGAAATGGACCCTAAAAAAATTGTTGGCTTAACCAATGATCCCAATGTTTTAAACGGGATTCGTAAAGAACGAATGCGCGCATATGGATTGCCTGAAAATACTTCTTATTCAGATATTGAAAAAATTCGGCGAGAACTGGCTTTTGCTAATGATCTTTATCAAAAATTAGGTTGTATCGTTATTGATGTCGCTTCTCTTTCAATTGAAGAAACTGCCTCAATGATTCTTAATGCTTTGAACTTAGAAGATCATAGTTATTATTCCACGGAAACAGCCGAGGATTAA
- the thrB gene encoding homoserine kinase, whose amino-acid sequence MKIRVPATSANLGPGFDSCGIALSAYLTINVLGESEFWEIQHTLGEEIPTNEENLLIQTALKIAPELTPKVIRMVSDIPLARGLGSSSSVIVAGIELANRLAHLNLSPKEKVRLATEMEGHPDNVAPAILGDFVVASHVENQVYHVKHHFPMCDVIAFIPEEPLFTEKSRAVLPEKLTYKEAVAASSIANVMIAAILNGDLPLAGKMMEQDKWHETYRRSLVPHLKEIRRLTQQKGAYGSFLSGAGPTVLILSPEERTNEIVQSLEKLSTKASIQIFNIDQEGVQVF is encoded by the coding sequence ATGAAAATAAGAGTACCTGCCACTAGTGCCAACTTAGGACCTGGCTTTGATTCATGTGGCATTGCATTATCCGCTTATTTAACAATCAACGTTTTAGGTGAAAGTGAATTTTGGGAAATTCAACATACTTTGGGAGAAGAGATTCCTACTAATGAAGAGAATTTATTAATTCAAACGGCATTGAAAATTGCACCAGAATTAACACCAAAAGTTATTCGGATGGTTTCTGACATTCCCCTTGCAAGAGGACTAGGCAGTAGCTCAAGTGTGATTGTAGCAGGCATTGAATTAGCTAACCGACTAGCACATTTAAATTTGTCCCCTAAAGAAAAAGTTCGTTTGGCCACAGAGATGGAAGGACATCCTGATAATGTTGCCCCAGCTATTTTAGGAGATTTCGTGGTGGCTAGCCATGTAGAAAACCAAGTCTACCATGTCAAACATCACTTTCCAATGTGTGATGTCATTGCATTTATTCCAGAGGAACCATTATTTACCGAAAAAAGTCGCGCTGTTTTGCCCGAAAAATTGACTTATAAAGAAGCGGTCGCGGCCAGCTCAATTGCCAATGTTATGATTGCCGCAATTTTAAACGGGGATTTACCTTTAGCAGGCAAAATGATGGAACAAGATAAATGGCATGAAACGTATCGTCGTTCATTGGTTCCTCACTTAAAAGAAATTCGTCGTTTAACTCAGCAAAAAGGTGCTTATGGCTCTTTCTTAAGCGGTGCTGGTCCAACTGTGCTAATCTTGTCGCCAGAAGAACGAACCAACGAAATTGTTCAAAGTTTGGAGAAATTATCTACCAAAGCGAGCATCCAAATTTTCAATATTGATCAAGAAGGTGTTCAAGTCTTTTAA
- the thrC gene encoding threonine synthase — translation MYEGLLKQYQAYLPVTEKTPMISLAEGNTPLIPLPNLSKELGIQLYGKYEGLNPTGSFKDRGMVMAVAKAVEEGAKAIVCASTGNTSAAAAAYATRAGIKAYVVIPEGKIALGKLAQAIMYGADIISIPGNFDEALKAVREIAKTEAVALVNSVNPYRLEGQKTAAFEVCEQLGQAPDVLAIPVGNAGNISAYWKGFKEWHEKQGTTLPRMHGFEAEGAAAIVKGQVIEQPETVATAIRIGNPASWQLAEQARDESGGFIDAVTDQEILTAYRKIAAQDGVFIEPGSAASLAGVIQHVKSGKIKAGETVVAVFTGNGLKDPDTAMETEVAISKMSDVEEMRLHLRKGVATL, via the coding sequence ATGTATGAAGGTTTGTTAAAACAGTATCAAGCGTATTTGCCCGTAACAGAAAAAACACCAATGATTTCTTTAGCCGAAGGAAATACGCCACTGATTCCTTTACCTAATTTATCCAAAGAATTAGGTATTCAATTATATGGAAAATACGAAGGCTTAAATCCCACCGGCTCATTCAAAGATCGCGGGATGGTGATGGCTGTAGCAAAAGCGGTAGAAGAAGGTGCCAAAGCGATTGTTTGTGCTTCTACAGGAAATACTAGTGCCGCCGCTGCTGCGTATGCCACAAGAGCAGGCATTAAAGCGTATGTAGTGATTCCAGAAGGGAAAATCGCACTGGGAAAATTGGCGCAAGCTATTATGTATGGGGCAGACATTATTTCGATTCCAGGTAACTTTGATGAAGCATTAAAAGCGGTGCGAGAGATTGCGAAAACTGAGGCAGTTGCGCTAGTTAATTCAGTGAATCCTTATCGCTTAGAAGGGCAAAAGACAGCAGCTTTTGAAGTTTGTGAACAATTAGGTCAAGCGCCCGATGTCTTAGCGATTCCAGTTGGAAATGCCGGCAATATTTCCGCTTACTGGAAAGGCTTTAAAGAATGGCATGAAAAACAAGGAACAACTTTACCAAGAATGCATGGTTTTGAAGCAGAAGGTGCCGCAGCGATCGTGAAAGGCCAAGTGATTGAGCAACCTGAAACCGTGGCAACAGCGATCCGGATTGGAAATCCTGCTAGTTGGCAACTAGCAGAACAGGCACGGGATGAATCCGGTGGTTTCATTGATGCCGTGACAGATCAAGAAATTTTAACGGCTTACCGAAAAATTGCTGCTCAAGATGGGGTTTTCATTGAACCTGGTTCGGCTGCTTCATTAGCTGGAGTTATTCAACATGTTAAAAGCGGTAAAATCAAAGCAGGTGAAACCGTCGTGGCAGTCTTTACTGGTAACGGACTGAAAGATCCTGATACAGCAATGGAGACAGAAGTAGCTATTTCAAAAATGAGTGACGTGGAAGAAATGCGTCTGCACTTACGAAAAGGAGTCGCAACACTATGA